DNA sequence from the Shewanella piezotolerans WP3 genome:
ACTTAATTATCCGCAGCTCACAGAGCTTCTTCACTTCTGCCAAGTCTATGGTCAAGTGAAACGAGCTGATGTGCCGACTAGTGCCAATCAAACGAAACTGTTTCGCAGTCTTGTGGGGCGCAGTGAGGGCGTAGCCAACGTGCGTCACCTCATTAGTCAGGTTGCCAGCTCCGACGCCACTGTATTAGTACTAGGGCAATCAGGCACTGGTAAAGAGGTTGTTGCGCGTAATATCCACTATATTTCAGAGCGTCGTGACGGTCCTTTTATTCCGGTTAACTGTGGTGCAATTCCGCCAGAGTTACTTGAGAGTGAGCTATTCGGCCATGAAAAAGGCTCTTTCACTGGCGCGATTAGTGCCCGTAAAGGTCGCTTTGAGCTCGCAGAAAAAGGCACGCTGTTTCTTGATGAAATAGGTGATATGCCATTGCAAATGCAGGTTAAGCTGTTACGTGTATTGCAAGAGCGTATGTTTGAACGTGTTGGCGGCAGTAAGTCTATTGCTGCAGACGTTCGCGTGGTAGCTGCAACCCATCGTAACCTTGAAAGCATGATCGAAGAGGGCGACTTTAGAGAAGACCTCTACTACCGTTTGAATGTATTCCCAATTGAAATGCCTGCTTTGTGTGAACGCAAAGAAGATATTCCATTACTGCTGCAAGAACTTGTTAGCCGTGTCTATAACGAAGGTCGTGGACGTGTTCGCTTTACTCAAAGAGCGATAGAGTCGCTTAAAGAGCATGCTTGGTCTGGCAATGTTCGCGAGCTATCTAATCTAGTCGAGCGCTTAACCATTTTGTATCCTGGTGGATTGGTAGACGTTAATGACTTACCAATTAAGTATCGTCATATTGATGTGCCTGAATATTGCGTTGAGATAAGTGAAGAGCAATTAGAGCGTGATGCTTTGGCTTCTATCTTTAATGATGAAGAGCCAATTGATATCCCTGAGTCTCGCTTCCCAAGTGAACTGCCGCCTGAAGGTGTAAACTTAAAAGATCTGCTTGCAGAACTTGAAATTGACATGATCAGACAAGCATTAGATCAACAAGATAACGTAGTTGCTCGTGCTGCTGAAATGCTTGGTATCCGCCGCACAACTCTAGTTGAGAAGATGCGTAAGTACGGTTTAGGTAAAGATTAGCCTTCCACTCATACTTTCTGTAGAAAAAATGCGACGCTTCTGGTGTCGCATTTTTTTGCACTCATTTTGTGTAGTTCTTAAGGAACGTAGGTATTAAGCGCTAGGCATTAGCAAAGACGGTAAAGCCTTAGACGCACGGCCTACAGCCATACGGAACGCTTCGCTTAACGTAAAAACGAGAAAAGAGCAATCTGACGGCATAAATGTCGACCTACAAAAGATAGCAGCGTCATAACTTTATGGCCTGTAGGTTGGGCTTTAGCCCATCAATGATTACAATCGACCAGCAATCTGACGGCATAAATGCCGACCTACAAAACAAGTACCTAACCTGACGGCATAAATGCTGACTGAATAAGCCATCTAGCCTCTGTTAATAAAGTGGCACAAAACCTGCTTTAACTCCGTCATATACAGTTTTTTGACGGAGTCCTTATGTCCGCAGTTCCTCAGCCAAACTTTGATCCGCTTGCTAGCAATCGCCCACAACTGGTCGATGTTCAGCAAGCCGCGAATATGTCCAACCGTATGGAGCATATTCTGCAGGCGATGCCGTCAGGCGTAGTGATCATTAATGGCGACGGAATTGTAACAGATGCAAATCCCGTTGCGACGGAGCTGCTAGGGGGGCCGTTAGAAGGACTGCGCTGGTTTAAAGTGATCAATCAAGCCTTCTCACCGAAAGATGATGATGGCCATGAAGTATCACTGCGCAATGGCCGACGGGTAAAACTTGCGATCACACCGTTAACGCCTGAGCCCGGTCAACTGATTGTACTAACCGATCTGACAGAGACTCGTTTACTACAAAAGAACTTGTCTCATCTGCAAAGGCTATCGGCTTTAGGAAAAATGGTGGCAACGCTGGCTCACCAAGTTCGCACGCCACTGAGCGCAGCATTGTTGTATGCATCAAATCTCGCCAGTCCGAAGATTTCAGATAGCGCCAGACAGCGCTTTCAAGGGAAGTTGGTTGATAGGCTCAACGAGCTAGAGCATCAAGTTAATGACATGCTATTGATGGCGAAAGGTCGTCAACAAGAGTTAGATGTGGTGGTTAATATCGAAGATGTTATTGATAGCGTACTGAATAATTGCCAGCCAATAGCGGCACAAAAAAGCTGCCAGCTCGATTTTATTAATCATGCGACACAGTGTATTCGTGCCAATGATTCTGCGTTAAGTTCTGCGATTAACAATTTAGTGGTCAACAGTATTGAAGCGGGCGCGACTAAGATCGTAATCAAGACCTACGATACTGCAACAGCCCTGCATATTGACGTCATTGATAATGGTAAAGGATTGGATAGCGACATGCAGCAACAGGTGCTAGAACCCTTCTTTACCACTAAAGCGCAAGGCACAGGGCTTGGCTTGGCTGTTGTGCAATCTGTCGTTAATAACCATGGTGGCATGATGCAGTTTAGCTGCCATGTAGGTAAAGGCTGCACTGCTGCACTTAAATTCCCACTGGCGAAATCCCAAGTTATCACTGATACAGTAGTTGGAGCATAGAGCATGTCTGAAGGAAAATTACTGTTAGTTGAAGATGACGCATCATTAAGAGAAGCATTGTTAGATACCTTGATGTTAGCCCAATATGATTGCGTTGATGTAGAGTCGGCTGAAGCGGGCATTTTAGCGCTTAAAAACGACAGCTTTGACATGGTGATAAGCGATGTGCAAATGGAAGGAATTGGTGGCCTTGGTTTACTCAATTACCTGCAGCAGCACCATCCTAAAGTGCCGATGTTATTGATGACGGCTTACGCGACCATTGATAACGCCGTCAATGCCATGAAACTGGGCGCAGTAGATTATTTAGCTAAACCTTTTTCGCCAGAAGTGCTGCTTAATCAAGTATCACGTTACCTCCCTGAAAAATCTATTGAAGGCAGCCCTGTTGTGGCCGATGAAAAGAGCCTGGCACTGTTATCTTTAGCGCAGCGAGTTGCGGTATCTGATGCCTCTGTGATGATAATGGGCCCAAGTGGCAGCGGTAAAGAGGTGCTTGCGCGTTACATACATCAGCATAGTCACCGCTCTGCTGAACCATTTGTTGCAATAAACTGCGCAGCAATACCCGAGAACATGCTAGAAGCAACACTGTTTGGTTATGAAAAAGGGGCCTTTACAGGGGCATACCAAGCTTGCCCTGGAAAATTTGAACAAGCTCAAGGAGGCACATTACTGCTGGATGAAATTTCAGAAATGGAATTGGGTCTGCAAGCTAAGCTATTGCGCGTGCTTCAAGAGCGCGAAGTTGAGCGTCTAGGCGGGCGCAAAACCATTAAGCTGAATGTCCGAGTGCTAGCAACCTCTAACCGAGATCTAAAAGCGCTGGCGGAGGCTGGTGAATTTAGAGAAGATCTTTACTATCGAATAAATGTTTTCCCTCTTACGTGGCCAGCACTGAATCAGCGTCCTGCTGACATTCTACCTTTGGCAAGGCACTTAATTAGTCGCCATGCAATGGCGATGAATAAAACGGAAGTGCCTGAATTGGCAGAATGCGCATCACGCCGATTATTGACACACCGCTGGCCTGGTAATGTGCGCGAGCTTGATAATGTGGTGCAGCGAGCACTTATTTTAAGTGTAGGGAATGCAATCACCATTGCTGATATTATTATCGATTCGTGCGATATCTCTTTAGCCGCGGAGGTAAACTCGGTAGAAGAGGAGGCTAAGAGCAATGAGCTTGACGGTTTAGGGAATGAACTTAAAGCCCAAGAACATGTAATCATTTTGGAGACGCTTAGCCAGTGTAACGGTAGCCGTAAAGAGGTTGCAGAAAAGCTGGGGATCAGCGCGCGCACATTGCGCTATAAAATGGCCAAAATGCGTGATTCCGGGATTGAAATACCGGCTTAAGCGCTGACAAGGACGCATTGGGTAACTAATACGCTGCCTGCTATTTCAAGGTTAGATTGTGTTCTCAGCCGTGCTAGCAAAGAGTAGTAACAGTAAAAGTGTCAGATTTTACTGTTGCTTTCTCCATAATGAGTCGCTGCTGTTAACGTAGGTAGACATTTATGCCGTCGCTTTGCTTTGCCGTTATGGCTTGAAGCTCAATCCACTACTTCAAACCTAATTATCACCTTTCTACATACTGGCACGATTTCTGCTTTATCTAATTCAATTAAGATTTTCGTCAAGAAAACGACATTGGGAGATAGTTATGCAAATCGGCGCTAATTCTTTACTGCAAGAGATGCAGTCACTTAACGGTCAAATAGGCACTCAAGGCGCTCAAACAAGTGTTGCCCGTCAAGTGAACAACACTTCTGGTGCTGATTTTGGTCAACTG
Encoded proteins:
- a CDS encoding sensor histidine kinase, with translation MSAVPQPNFDPLASNRPQLVDVQQAANMSNRMEHILQAMPSGVVIINGDGIVTDANPVATELLGGPLEGLRWFKVINQAFSPKDDDGHEVSLRNGRRVKLAITPLTPEPGQLIVLTDLTETRLLQKNLSHLQRLSALGKMVATLAHQVRTPLSAALLYASNLASPKISDSARQRFQGKLVDRLNELEHQVNDMLLMAKGRQQELDVVVNIEDVIDSVLNNCQPIAAQKSCQLDFINHATQCIRANDSALSSAINNLVVNSIEAGATKIVIKTYDTATALHIDVIDNGKGLDSDMQQQVLEPFFTTKAQGTGLGLAVVQSVVNNHGGMMQFSCHVGKGCTAALKFPLAKSQVITDTVVGA
- a CDS encoding sigma-54 dependent transcriptional regulator, encoding MMQTDQRILLVGNQSERINRLSCVFEFLGEQVELIGFDKLELHTKQTRFRAIVLPAENQSKELIQSLAGALPWQPFLLLGEVADVKASNILGCIEEPLNYPQLTELLHFCQVYGQVKRADVPTSANQTKLFRSLVGRSEGVANVRHLISQVASSDATVLVLGQSGTGKEVVARNIHYISERRDGPFIPVNCGAIPPELLESELFGHEKGSFTGAISARKGRFELAEKGTLFLDEIGDMPLQMQVKLLRVLQERMFERVGGSKSIAADVRVVAATHRNLESMIEEGDFREDLYYRLNVFPIEMPALCERKEDIPLLLQELVSRVYNEGRGRVRFTQRAIESLKEHAWSGNVRELSNLVERLTILYPGGLVDVNDLPIKYRHIDVPEYCVEISEEQLERDALASIFNDEEPIDIPESRFPSELPPEGVNLKDLLAELEIDMIRQALDQQDNVVARAAEMLGIRRTTLVEKMRKYGLGKD
- a CDS encoding sigma-54-dependent transcriptional regulator, with product MSEGKLLLVEDDASLREALLDTLMLAQYDCVDVESAEAGILALKNDSFDMVISDVQMEGIGGLGLLNYLQQHHPKVPMLLMTAYATIDNAVNAMKLGAVDYLAKPFSPEVLLNQVSRYLPEKSIEGSPVVADEKSLALLSLAQRVAVSDASVMIMGPSGSGKEVLARYIHQHSHRSAEPFVAINCAAIPENMLEATLFGYEKGAFTGAYQACPGKFEQAQGGTLLLDEISEMELGLQAKLLRVLQEREVERLGGRKTIKLNVRVLATSNRDLKALAEAGEFREDLYYRINVFPLTWPALNQRPADILPLARHLISRHAMAMNKTEVPELAECASRRLLTHRWPGNVRELDNVVQRALILSVGNAITIADIIIDSCDISLAAEVNSVEEEAKSNELDGLGNELKAQEHVIILETLSQCNGSRKEVAEKLGISARTLRYKMAKMRDSGIEIPA